One segment of Anastrepha obliqua isolate idAnaObli1 chromosome 3, idAnaObli1_1.0, whole genome shotgun sequence DNA contains the following:
- the LOC129242796 gene encoding uncharacterized protein LOC129242796 → MHQPGSIAEELPSTSETPVDGELKKPETQTNKIFSRCHSIVLTEDDYKLRISDTYQKRLQNLRKELNYISETDWMYESVERKTL, encoded by the exons ATGCACCAGCCCGGAAGCATAGCTGAGGAATTGCCGAGCACATCAGAAACACCAGTCGACGGTGAA CTTAAAAAACCGGAGACCCaaacgaataaaatattttcacgtTGTCATTCAATTGTACTGACGGAAGACGACTACAAGTTAAGAATTTCGGATACTTATCAGAAGCGATTGCAGAACCTGCGCAAGGAGTTGAATTACATAAGTGAGACAGACTGGATGTATGAATCCGTTGAGAGAAAGACgctataa
- the LOC129242794 gene encoding uncharacterized protein LOC129242794, translating to MDRPDTDLSNLSDSLGVLNLDNLRVFGDTSNPSSTSSKPVNERLNEERLKALETLEKANKSMKSDVNKIIQQSFARRDYLKVQDAITPSNTSSKLNRTEYVPYHRPDSINISDLVTDESINLDFKSTVSTNSTNVSFEPSEITGRSTHYTERKSQKISKNSIDSKSCRLSVGDILATSFAPKARNLVDILGERTSVSSTSLGSLNNSQNLLRTADLSCNSSESTFSKAVGLPFSFNATKDVGLNEEEFEPAEKMHSKLLMDEIAWAQEFATIPTAGLNKGGKEKMPDRKDFDLLSNPNSSILARDPNFSMGRFFNQRSEDLQNIVESLSPERMRPPIALVDDTQSTLSLSTPIGNANVFTSTNDPELTPQIDNRAYSRVPSPAYNSVLDSEKQNLDKQASKDSGNVTKEEEESYLLSLSHIKKAFIKNVDADISSTGLIDLLKNPKRNKSPKNGKELELQNKTHQKSQSSNLQKVAVSPKAMFTNASVRQSVEQYTNSLNTLEELLSENKENLDPQKMRGSESQADTISFTESLLDASDLKELQRSTTQPRPPLSPLNIPTIRLSPDEIDYQEKFAQRCQKTPEMLDVTFKSTISESPTSKVSRRIASTLNNKTTTKVDKARSTSPLSPSLQVQQKPLSSTRLDDQKSDCDFVATSPNLTETLTSPKRIHAKRTLLSNGSPYSGLTASLPSPPRSYMSSQPSSPAPVVNNISRRTCENCSPQISSNTQTISGVRVHRSASSPSASEASAKSVVPMRTSSAQSLRNGSGNVGFVRSVSRCSSNSEFSHRDGNSIPLKITAVELSWGSTRLRSAAHKTMQVKNTASKKLTLRIDVHGPGYQMVNMPSNNTLTLQTQECRTITVSFCPTVIGAAVGKLSFYAPQNTNVAHNSASTASMLSFLDIPLYGYGGHCSIVAQEVHVAPVGMAFLQMGYLHELSQPMQRTIRVYNKGPLLGFALASIDSVGLRLPRLCTAFEIQPAAMLIPPGSTATLRVIFRPQREDVRKITRQTKSVLTLANLRLISGDEANRQRMRLLVERMSAEERANVSSSKSLEALWQKLPGEKDIKELQMFKESPKLTYDLLTHMRIHEVALTINDDYLDETIKSTSSLYFPDEDETVLFRTVCSPSSSHADGSGNVLNRVDELTEEEIEHANSNNSSTRAEACCWSVLPSAINFYLRDEKHTARSSIFICNSFKSRQYFEVSTNRKNLLKLTPSEGYVEPDGGHLEVEVHLLCDKLNSQNRQEPIYITVSMENERFKVPVQLCDGAHASECV from the exons ATGGATAGACCCGATACTGATCTCTCTAATTTATCGGATTCGCTTGGTGTTTTAAATTTGGACAATTTAAGAg TTTTTGGTGATACCTCTAATCCTTCCTCAACCAGCAGCAAGCCAGTCAATGAACGCTTAAAT gAGGAACGCCTAAAAGCATTAGAAACTTTGGAAAAAGCCAATAAGTCGATGAAATcagatgtaaataaaataatacaacaaaGCTTTGCCAGAAGGGACTATTTAAAAGTGCAGGATGCAATAACACCTTCAAATACTTCCTCAA aatTAAATCGTACGGAATATGTGCCCTACCATCGGCCAGATTCAATTAATATTTCCGATTTGGTAACCGATGAAAGTATAAATTTAGATTTTAAAAGCACTGTTTCAACTAATAGCACAAACGTCTCATTTGAACCATCGGAAATAACTGGACGTTCTACCCACTACACAGAGCgtaaatcacaaaaaatttcaaaaaatagtaTTGATTCGAAATCTTGTCGGTTATCTGTTGGTGACATCCTTGCTACTTCATTTGCGCCCAAAGCACGAAATCTCGTTGATATTTTAGGAGAACGCACATCAGTATCCAGTACTTCGTTAGGGAGTCTAAATAATTCACAGAATTTGCTGCGAACAGCTGACTTGTCGTGTAATAGCTCCGAATCAACATTCAGTAAAGCCGTTGGTcttccattttcttttaatgcaaCAAAAGATGTAGGGCTAAATGAAGAAGAGTTTGAGCCCGCGGAAAAAATGCATTCGAAGCTATTGATGGACGAAATAGCTTGGGCACAAGAATTTGCCACTATACCAACTGCTGGACTTAATAAAGGGGGGAAAGAAAAGATGCCTGATAGAAAGGACTTCGATCTACTGTCTAATCCCAACAG CTCAATCTTGGCACGAGATCCGAATTTTTCTATGGGTCGATTCTTTAATCAACGATCAGAAGacttacaaaacattgttgaatCACTGAGTCCCGAGCGTATGCGACCACCAATAGCATTGGTAGATGATACACAAAGTACACTTAGTTTGAGTACGCCCATTGGCAACGCGAACGTATTTACCTCCACAAATGATCCGGAACTTACGCCACAAATAGACAACAGAGCATATAGCAGAGTTCCTAGCCCTGCTTATAACAGTGTATTGGACAGTGAGAAACAGAATCTGGATAAGCAAGCGAGTAAAGATTCTGGCAATGTAACAAAAGAGGAAGAGGAATCTTATCTTCTCTCGCTGTCTCATATCAAAAAAGCATTTA taaaaaatgtagaTGCGGATATTTCGTCTACTGGTCTTATCGATCTATTGAAAAACCCGAAACGTAATAAATCGCCTAAAAATGGTAAAGAACTAGAGCTACAAAATAAAACTCATCAGAAGTCCCAATCATCTAATCTGCAAAAAGTAGCAGTATCACCTAAGGCTATGTTTACAAATGCGAGTGTAAGACAATCTGTGGAGCAATACACAAACAGCCTCAATACACTCGAGGAATTATTATCGGAAAATAAAGAGAATTTGGATCCTCAAAAAATGCGCGGATCAGAATCACAAGCTGACACTATAAGCTTTACAGAGTCATTACTGGATGCTAGTGATTTAAAAGAGCTGCAACGCAGCACAACCCAGCCGCGCCCACCTCTGAGCCCGCTAAATATACCGACTATTCGATTATCACCAGATGAAATTGATTATCAAGAAAAATTCGCTCAACGATGCCAAAAAACACCCGAAATGTTAGACGTTACATTTAAGTCGACAATTTCTGAATCACCTACTTCAAAAGTTTCACGTCGAATAGCAAGCActcttaataataaaacaactaCCAAAGTGGACAAAGCTAGATCAACATCGCCGCTAAGTCCCTCATTGCAAGTGCAGCAGAAACCGCTTAGCTCTACGAGATTAGATGATCAAAAGAGTGACTGTGATTTTGTTGCTACCTCGCCGAACCTTACCGAAACTCTGACATCGCCTAAAAGAATTCACGCTAAGCGCACGTTGTTGTCGAATGGTAGCCCCTATAGTGGTTTGACGGCTAGTCTACCTTCTCCTCCCCGTAGCTATATGTCTTCACAACCCTCGTCGCCTGCTCCAGTAGTAAATAATATTTCACGTCGAACTTGTGAAAATTGTTCGCCGCAGATATCTAGCAACACTCAAACGATCTCTGGAGTGAGAGTACATCGATCTGCATCTTCCCCATCGGCTAGTGAAGCCAGCGCCAAGAGTGTTGTACCAATGCGCACATCAAGTGCTCAGTCTCTCAGAAATGGTAGCGGTAATGTCGGATTTGTGCGTAGCGTTTCGCGTTGCTCTAGCAATAGCGAATTTAGCCACCGTGATGGGAATTCAATACCACTGAAGATTACCGCTGTGGAGCTTTCTTGGGGCAGCACACGGTTGAGAAGTGCAGCACACAAGACCATGCAAGTGAAGAATACTGCGAGTAAAAAGCTAACCTTGCGTATCGATGTGCACGGTCCAGGTTATCAGATGGTCAATATGCCTAGCAATAATACGCTAACTTTGCAGACGCAGGAATGTCGCACCATTACAGTGAGCTTTTGCCCAACGGTTATTGGTGCCGCTGTTGGAAAGCTTTCATTTTACGCACCACAAAACACTAACGTTGCTCATAATAGTGCCTCTACAGCGAGCATGCTTTCATTTTTGGATATCCCCTTGTACGGCTATGGTGGTCATTGCAGTATTGTGGCTCAGGAGGTACATGTAGCTCCCGTGGGTATGGCTTTTCTACAAATGGGATATTTGCATGAACTGTCACAACCCATGCAGCGCACAATTCGTGTCTACAATAAAGGGCCATTACTGGGTTTCGCCCTGGCTTCAATCGACTCGGTTGGACTGCGTTTGCCGCGTTTGTGCACCGCTTTTGAAATACAGCCCGCTGCTATGCTCATACCGCCTGGATCGACGGCGACATTGCGCGTAATATTTCGTCCTCAGCGTGAAGATGTACGAAAAATTACACGTCAAACCAAATCTGTCTTAACACTAGCCAACTTACGTTTAATATCTGGCGATGAAGCAAACAGGCAGCGCATGCGCCTATTAGTAGAGCGCATGTCAGCCGAGGAACGTGCTAACGTAAGTTCATCCAAATCTTTGGAGGCCTTGTGGCAAAAACTTCCCGGTGAGAAAGATATTAAGGAATTACAAATGTTTAAGGAATCACCAAAATTAACATACGATTTGTTAACCCACATGCGCATACATGAAGTGGCTCTCACCATTAATGATGACTATTTGGACGAGACTATTAAGTCTACTTCTTCATTATATTTCCCCGATGAGGATGAGACAGTATTATTTCGCACTGTATGCAGTCCATCGTCCAGCCATGCTGATGGTTCGGGAAATGTTTTGAACCGTGTGGATGAGCTAACTGAGGAGGAAATTGAGCACGCTAACAGTAATAATTCATCGACACGTGCCGAAGCTTGCTGCTGGTCTGTTTTGCCCAgcgcaattaatttttatttgcgcgACGAAAAACACACCGCGCGCTCTTCAATATTCATCTGCAACTCTTTTAAATCTAGGCAGTATTTTGAAGTGAGCACTAACcgcaaaaatttgttgaaattgacgCCTTCGGAAGGTTATGTGGAACCTGATGGTGGACATTTAGAAGTGGAAGTGCATTTGCTGTGCGATAAATTGAATTCGCAAAATCGGCAGGAACCGATATATATTACG GTTTCTATGGAAAATGAACGTTTTAAAGTGCCAGTGCAACTATGCGATGGGGCGCATGCATCAGAATGTGTCTAA
- the LOC129242795 gene encoding probable RNA helicase armi, which translates to MLSFLKNLWDSMDAEKQKRMYAEKLEEEQRHLDAEIEKEENKKIEYGDTSKMQTILRSLNGSENDEVTTTSKEEGTCFERLGVITTLKSNHGTIDHSIFFDINVAGGLASDLKVGCPVKYLAFQQVHSDHIKVVQIKEVSELYWDESLPTPEKIEQQITELRNEKPKFFNTHQRNILGLIMERKPGTIVVDTEHKLMNINLDTIEIDFIPQAGDRVFICCNVQSDEHFVNRQGEVLQEVSVHPARLLKQEKCEVRRLNSDWGVLNDDCYFTFDIVSNTCKLNVGDIVIADLIECERDPYIWRCIKLSLLERIVPQPTTPAGTKKPINGERRSTPKARNESNHAITVSEDQRCVFSSTFKTEKVEIIIKNNIERKMRVLSIEFLGRRRDSQVKLVDPELDETNFELPGHGSRTLLFEVESKFYGESREVFLIKFETFRVKRSISIVVCETEAEAEAARAQTSNSIANTSPSMHVMRQRSRHYANQVWSNKGEVIPGVGLATKRRFLSHRIAFYEVPERLRYTYLTAANRQEMVDNLEGMFPCLKEELNIKNYAIRFQTLVYLEEVEYFVNFRNYDRERAHFTRDGEFLSLTIENLSERRPSLVIGDTVRAINPWCNEDDKRSYDGVIHKVLFNRILLKFNEGFQSKYNGEDFRLEFYYSRFCFRKQHYAVSRIIKNVGEQFLFPSRVYTRDNPQLQIELDSDNNLMLQGTRCPWFNPLLNPIQKRAIRNILRGEAQNMPYIIFGPPGTGKTMTLVETILQLVKLIPSSRLLIGTPSNGSADLITTRLIACKQLQPGDFVRLVSQNQIEKELIPEHLMPYCATVDMAADGTCDDSMIVTESGMKLRCQMKYLGRHRLTISTCTTLGNFLQMGFPPGHFTHLLIDESGQCTEPEIIVPMSLLSQKRSQVILAGDPHQLQAIVINRFASDRGLSLSLLERILGRTPYLRDLMRFPDTSGFDPRLVTKLLYNYRALPSILNVYSELFYDSELRAMINENDSREADMLKNLDALLPASEKRPKSHGVFFYGTRSENKQEADSPSWFNPLEARNVFLMTIKLYRQGIQPENIGIITPYMKQVKHLRTLFIEADIAMPKIGSVEEFQGQERDIILISTVRSSQKLISRDLRHALGFVQSSKRMNVAISRARYLMFIFGNPHLLYLDHCWRTCIKYCVDNEAYLGCDLPDDFHTRPEQDEQEDTFEITSKSALPA; encoded by the exons ATGTTATCGTTTTTGAAGAATCTATGGGATTCTATGGATGCCGAGAAGCAGAAGCGGATGTACGCCGAAAAACTAGAAGAAGAACAACGCCACCTGGATGCAGAAATTGAAAAGGAAGAGAATAAAAAGATTGAATATGGCGATACTTCAAAAATGCAAACTATATTGAGGTCTCTTAACGGATCAGAAAATGACGAAGTGACTACCACAAGTAAGGAAGAGGGCACGTGTTTCGAACGGCTTG GCGTAATAACCACATTAAAAAGTAACCATGGCACCATTgaccattcaatattttttgatattaacgTTGCTGGCGGTTTGGCGAGTGACTTGAAAGTCGGTTGTCCTGTTAAGTACTTGGCATTTCAACAAGTACATAGTGATCACATTAAAGTGGTACAAATCAAGGAAGTATCCGAATTATATTGGGATGAATCTTTACCCACCCCGGAAAAG ATCGAACAACAAATAACAGAGCTTCGCAATGAAAAACCGAAATTTTTCAATACCCATCAACGTAATATACTCGGTCTTATAATGGAGCGTAAGCCGGGAACTATTGTCGTTGATACCGAGCATAAGTTGATGAACATTAATTTAGATACAATAGAAATCGATTTCATACCACAAGCTGGTGATCGTGTTTTTATCTGCTGCAACGTACAAAGTGATGAGCATTTCGTTAATCGCCAGGGTGAAGTACTACAGGAGGTTAGCGTACACCCAGCTCGCTTACTCAAACAAGAAAAATGTGAAGTGCGGCGTTTAAATTCAGACTGGGGTGTATTAAACGATGATTGCTATTTTACATTTGATATTGTGTCCAATACATGTAAACTCAATGTAGGCGATATTGTAATAGCAGATCTGATCGAATGTGAAAGA gATCCGTACATTTGGCGCTGCATTAAATTATCGCTACTGGAACGCATAGTGCCACAGCCAACGACGCCCGCCGGAACTAAGAAACCAATAAACGGAGAAAGACGCTCAACGCCGAAAGCACGGAACGAAAGTAATCATGCAATTACGGTTTCCGAAGATCAACGTTGCGTATTTTCTAGCACTTTTAAGACCGAAAAGGTTGAAAttataatcaaaaataatatagaacGGAAAATGCGAGTACTTTCCATCGAATTTTTAGGGCGCCGACGTGATTCACAAGTAAAACTTGTAGATCCCGAACTCGATGAAACCAACTTTGAACTGCCCGGTCATGGTAGTCGTACGCTACTCTTTGAAGTAGAATCTAAGTTCTATGGTGAATCCCGCGAAGTTTTCCTCATTAAATTTGAAACGTTCCGTGTAAAGCGTTCTATTTCGATAGTCGTGTGCGAAACGGAAGCCGAGGCCGAGGCCGCACGTGCTCAAACATCTAATAGTATTGCAAATACATCGCCAAGTATGCATGTTATGCGACAGCGTTCACGTCATTACGCCAATCAAGTGTGGTCCAATAAAGGTGAAGTTATACCAGGCGTTGGTTTGGCAACAAAGCGCCGCTTTTTGTCACATCGCATTGCCTTTTACGAGGTACCCGAACGCTTACGCTATACTTACTTGACAGCAGCCAATCGTCAAGAAATGGTAGACAACTTAGAGGGTATGTTCCCCTGCCTGAAAGAGGAACTAAATATAAAGAACTACGCCATAAGATTTCAAACATTAGTGTATCTGGAGGAAGTTGAATACTTTGTGAATTTTCGCAACTATGATCGTGAGAGGGCACATTTCACACGTGACGGCGAGTTTTTGTCACTCACTATTGAGAATCTTTCTGAACGCCGACCATCACTCGTTATTGGAGACACTGTGCGTGCCATTAATCCTTGGTGCAATGAAGACGATAAACGCAGTTATGATGGCGTTATCCACAAAGTGCTTTTCAATcgcattttactaaaatttaacgaAGGATTCCAGTCAAAATATAATGGCGAAGACTTTCGACTAGAGTTTTACTATTCGCGTTTTTGTTTTCGTAAACAACACTACGCTGTCAGTCGTATAATAAAAAACGTTGGCGAACAATTTCTCTTTCCCTCTCGTGTTTATACACGTGATAATCCCCAATTACAAATTGAGTTAGACAGCGATAATAATCTCATGCTACAGGGGACGCGTTGTCCCTGGTTTAATCCACTATTAAATCCCATACAAAAGCGCGCCATACGGAATATTTTACGTGGCGAAGCACAAAATATGCCTTACATAATATTTGGTCCTCCAGGCACCGGTAAAACAATGACACTAGTCGAAACTATATTACAGCTGGTTAAACTCATTCCTAGTTCTCGCTTACTCATTGGCACACCCTCAAATGGATCAGCGGATTTGATAACAACGCGTTTAATAGCATGCAAACAATTGCAGCCGGGCGATTTTGTGCGCTTAGTTTCTCAAAATCAAATCGAAAAGGAACTAATACCAGAACATCTAATGCCGTATTGTGCCACTGTTGATATGGCTGCCGATGGCACTTGTGACGACTCG ATGATTGTCACCGAATCAGGCATGAAACTACGttgtcaaatgaaatatttgggaCGTCATCGACTCACTATCAGCACATGCACCACACTAGgtaattttctacaaatgggATTTCCACCTGGTCATTTTACACATCTGCTCATCGATGAGTCCGGTCAATGTACTGAACCCGAAATTATAGTGCCAATGTCCTTGCTGTCTCAGAAGCGCAGTCAAGTAATACTGGCTGGAGATCCACATCAACTGCAAGCAATTGTAATTAACCGATTTGCCTCTGATCGTGGCTTATCACTTTCATTGCTGGAACGCATACTAGGACGAACACCATATCTGCGCGACCTGATGCGTTTCCCCGACACGTCGGGTTTCGATCCACGCTTGGTAACAAAGTTGCTCTATAATTATCGTGCCTTGCCGTCCATACTCAACGTGTACAGTGAGTTGTTCTACGACTCTGAGTTGCGTGCTATGATAAATGAGAATGATTCGCGTGAGGctgatatgttgaaaaatcttgaTGCGCTGTTACCCGCATCAGAGAAACGACCAAAATCGCATGGCGTCTTCTTCTACGGCACCCGCAGCGAAAATAAACAGGAAGCCGATTCACCCTCATGGTTCAATCCACTCGAAGCcagaaat GTGTTTTTAATGACCATAAAGTTATATCGTCAAGGCATTCAACCGGAAAATATCGGCATAATAACTCCTTATATGAAACAAGTAAAACATTTGCGTACACTCTTTATCGAAGCGGATATCGCCATGCCGAAAATTGGCTCCGTAGAAGAATTTCAGGGACAG GAGCGCGACATTATCCTTATCTCCACAGTGCGTTCTTCGCAGAAATTAATTAGTCGGGACTTGCGTCACGCACTAGGCTTTGTTCAAAGCTCCAAACGCATGAATGTAGCCATTTCACGGGCACGCTATCTAATGTTTATATTTGGAAATCCTCACTTGCTTTACTTAGATCACTGTTGGCGTACGTGCATCAAATATTGTGTAGACAATGAAGCGTATCTTGGCTGTGATCTGCCAGATGACTTTCACACTAGACCGGAACAAGATGAGCAGGAAGATACATTTGAAATCACATCGAAATCGGCGCTACCGGCTTAA